GTTGTGGAAGAACAAGGGCGAAGCCGACGCTCCGGAGCAGAGACCCGAGCCGACCAGAATGCCCAGCTACACGCCGCCCGCGGGACCGCTCGGTTCCGGCGAGCGCCGACACCCGGGGGGAATCGAGATGGCGAACATCGGCAAGTCGATCAGCATCAAGGGCGACGTCGTCGGCGACGAGGACACGATCCTCGAGGGCCGCGTCGAGGGTCGCGTCTCGCTGCGCAACCACCACCTGACGATCGGCCCCAACGGGGACGTCCAGGGAGAGGTTTCGGCGAAGCAGGTCACCGTGGTCGGGAAGGTCTCGGGGAACGTCGTCGCCAGCGAGCGGATCGAGGTGCGCGAGACCGGCCGCATCCTCGGCGACCTGATCGCGCCGCGCCTGACCGTCGCGGAAGGCGCCATCATCAACGGCGCGATCACGATGAAGGAAGGCGGCGCGCCGGCGCAGACGCGGCCGGCCGAGAAGCGGCCCGACCTCGCGCCCGGCGCGGCCCCCGCGCCCGGAAGCCCGAAGCTCGGCTGAGCGGCCGGTCGCCCGCTAGCTCGAGGCGCGCGCCTTCGCGCCGGTCTTCGCCGGAGCCGGGTGTCCGTAGCGGCGCGAGAGCCGGATCAGCAGCGCGCTCGCGATGAAGATCGACGAGTACGTTCCGACGATGATCCCGATGAAGAGCGCGAGCGAGAAGCCGCGCAGCACCGGGCCGCCCAGCACCAGGATCGCGACCACCGCGAGCTGCGTCAGGCCCGAGGTCAGGATCGTGCGCGAGAGCGTTCCGTTGGTCGCCTCGTTCACGACCGACTCGAGCTCGCTGGTTCCGCGCACGGACACCGTCTCGCGGATCCGGTCGTAGATCACGATCGTGTCGTTGATCGAGTAGCCGATGATCACGAGCAGCGCCGCGAGCACCTGCAGGTCGAACTCCCAGCCGAAGAGCGAGAAGAGCCCGGCGGTGATCGAGATGTCGTGCACCAGCGCCACCACCGCGCCGGGCGCGTACTGCCACTCGAAGCGGAACCAGATGTAGAGGAGGATCCCGATCCAGGACAGCAGGATCGCCTGGAGCGCGGTGCGGCGCAGCTCGCCGCCGACGCGCGGGCCGATCGACTCGACACTGCGCACCTCGACGGGAGCGCCGAGCTTCTCCGAGAGCCCGGAGACGATCTTGAGCGAGAGATCGCGGTCCTCTTCCTGGGACGCCGGCAGGTTGATGCGGAACGTCCGCTCCTCGGGCGCGCCGACGCGCACGATCGAACCGTCGTTGAAACCGAGCTCGCCGAGCGCGCCTCTCACACGCCCTTCGTCCGCGTCTCCGGACGCCTCGCCGAGCTGCACCTCCACGAGCGTGCCGCCGGCGAAGTCGATCCCGAAGTTGAAGCCCTTCGTGAGCATGAGCGCCCAGGAAGCGACCACGAGCACGGCCGAGATCACC
This portion of the Deltaproteobacteria bacterium genome encodes:
- a CDS encoding polymer-forming cytoskeletal protein, whose amino-acid sequence is MALWKNKGEADAPEQRPEPTRMPSYTPPAGPLGSGERRHPGGIEMANIGKSISIKGDVVGDEDTILEGRVEGRVSLRNHHLTIGPNGDVQGEVSAKQVTVVGKVSGNVVASERIEVRETGRILGDLIAPRLTVAEGAIINGAITMKEGGAPAQTRPAEKRPDLAPGAAPAPGSPKLG
- the secF gene encoding protein translocase subunit SecF; its protein translation is MEFFKSGTRIDFVAKMPLCLVISAVLVVASWALMLTKGFNFGIDFAGGTLVEVQLGEASGDADEGRVRGALGELGFNDGSIVRVGAPEERTFRINLPASQEEDRDLSLKIVSGLSEKLGAPVEVRSVESIGPRVGGELRRTALQAILLSWIGILLYIWFRFEWQYAPGAVVALVHDISITAGLFSLFGWEFDLQVLAALLVIIGYSINDTIVIYDRIRETVSVRGTSELESVVNEATNGTLSRTILTSGLTQLAVVAILVLGGPVLRGFSLALFIGIIVGTYSSIFIASALLIRLSRRYGHPAPAKTGAKARASS